The following are encoded in a window of Candidatus Fluviicola riflensis genomic DNA:
- a CDS encoding polyribonucleotide nucleotidyltransferase, producing the protein MNIGIKKSIVTGGKEISIETGKLAKQADGSVVLQMGNTVLLATVVAAPEAKEGVDFLPLTVDYKEKFASAGRIPGGFFRREARPSESEILIMRLVDRALRPLFPDDYHAEVQLMIQLLAYDGENNPDALCGLAASAAIAVSDIPFNGPMSEVRVGRINGEYVINPTISQMKESDIDIMIAGTAKDIVMLEGEMQEISELEMVEVIKLAHESIKLQCQFQLDLAAEIATASPKREYSHETHNEDIKAKVYEFAMDKCKEVARQGLANKAKRTELFDAIKSEFKAQYTDEELKEIGGFISVYFSEVKKKAVRYVMLHEGKRLDGRKFDEIRPIWAEIDYLPMVHGSAVFTRGETQALMTLTLGGKLDEQLIDNATFRGTEKFMLHYNFPPFSTGEAKPIRGTSRREIGHGNLALRALKPVLPEDNAYTIRLVSEILESNGSSSMATVCAGTLALMDGGVQIKAPVSGIAMGLVADEGKFAVLSDILGDEDHLGDMDFKVTGTAKGITACQMDIKVDGLPYEVLIQALEQARAGRLHILNKIIETIAKPNPDFKPQAPRIEAFNVPNDMIGAIIGPGGKIIQGIQKDTNTTITIEELETGEGRVQVMSNNGDDMKAATQRIRMIAFPPQVDEGGEYEGKVKAVKDFGCFVEILPGTDGLIHISEFSWEKVAKMEDVCKEGDVLKFKVVGKDPKTKKWKLSRRILLPKPERKETAPEANAE; encoded by the coding sequence ATGAACATAGGAATCAAAAAGTCCATCGTTACTGGCGGGAAAGAAATTTCCATCGAGACCGGAAAATTGGCGAAACAAGCCGACGGGTCAGTAGTGTTACAAATGGGCAACACGGTGTTATTGGCAACAGTGGTTGCAGCGCCAGAGGCAAAGGAAGGAGTTGATTTTCTTCCGTTAACAGTTGACTACAAAGAGAAATTTGCGTCAGCAGGTCGTATCCCGGGCGGATTTTTCCGTCGTGAGGCTCGTCCTTCCGAAAGCGAAATTTTAATCATGCGTTTGGTAGATCGCGCTTTGCGTCCTCTTTTCCCGGATGATTACCACGCAGAAGTACAGTTGATGATTCAATTGCTTGCTTATGATGGTGAAAACAACCCGGATGCATTGTGCGGATTGGCTGCTTCGGCTGCGATCGCGGTTTCGGATATCCCGTTCAACGGACCAATGTCTGAAGTACGTGTAGGCCGTATCAATGGTGAGTACGTGATTAACCCGACTATTTCTCAAATGAAAGAATCGGATATCGATATCATGATCGCTGGTACAGCAAAAGACATTGTGATGCTGGAAGGTGAAATGCAGGAAATTTCTGAATTGGAAATGGTTGAAGTCATTAAACTGGCGCACGAATCCATCAAGTTACAGTGTCAGTTCCAATTGGATTTGGCTGCTGAAATTGCTACTGCTTCACCAAAACGTGAATACTCGCACGAAACGCACAACGAAGATATCAAAGCGAAAGTGTACGAATTTGCAATGGATAAATGCAAAGAAGTCGCACGTCAGGGATTGGCAAATAAAGCAAAACGTACAGAGTTGTTTGACGCGATTAAGTCGGAATTCAAAGCACAGTATACTGACGAAGAATTAAAAGAAATCGGCGGATTTATCTCTGTTTATTTCTCTGAAGTAAAGAAAAAAGCGGTTCGTTACGTGATGTTACACGAAGGGAAACGTCTGGATGGCCGTAAGTTTGATGAGATTCGTCCGATTTGGGCTGAAATCGATTACTTACCGATGGTTCACGGTTCAGCCGTATTTACACGTGGTGAAACACAAGCGTTGATGACATTAACATTGGGTGGTAAACTCGATGAGCAATTGATTGACAATGCTACGTTCCGCGGAACGGAGAAATTCATGTTGCACTACAACTTCCCACCATTCTCTACAGGTGAAGCAAAACCAATTCGTGGAACTTCCCGTCGTGAGATCGGTCACGGAAACTTAGCGCTTCGTGCGTTGAAACCGGTACTTCCTGAAGACAATGCTTACACCATTCGTTTGGTTTCTGAGATTTTGGAATCGAATGGTTCATCTTCAATGGCAACTGTTTGCGCAGGTACATTGGCGTTGATGGACGGTGGTGTTCAAATCAAAGCACCGGTTTCCGGTATTGCCATGGGATTGGTTGCAGATGAAGGCAAATTTGCTGTATTGTCGGATATCCTTGGTGATGAAGATCACTTGGGTGACATGGACTTTAAAGTTACCGGAACAGCAAAAGGAATCACTGCTTGTCAGATGGATATCAAAGTTGACGGTTTACCATACGAAGTATTGATCCAGGCATTGGAGCAGGCACGTGCAGGCCGTTTACACATCTTGAACAAAATCATTGAAACGATTGCTAAACCAAATCCTGATTTCAAACCACAGGCGCCACGTATCGAAGCATTCAACGTGCCGAATGATATGATCGGAGCGATCATCGGACCTGGAGGTAAAATCATCCAGGGAATTCAGAAGGATACCAATACAACGATTACAATCGAGGAATTGGAAACCGGAGAAGGCCGCGTACAGGTGATGTCAAACAATGGCGACGATATGAAAGCTGCAACACAACGCATTCGTATGATTGCTTTCCCTCCACAAGTGGATGAAGGCGGAGAATACGAAGGAAAAGTGAAAGCAGTGAAAGATTTCGGTTGCTTCGTTGAGATCCTTCCGGGAACTGACGGTTTGATCCATATTTCGGAATTCTCATGGGAGAAAGTTGCCAAAATGGAAGACGTTTGTAAAGAAGGTGACGTATTGAAATTCAAGGTAGTTGGAAAAGATCCGAAAACCAAAAAATGGAAATTGTCACGTCGTATTTTGTTGCCAAAACCAGAGCGTAAAGAAACTGCGCCTGAGGCAAACGCAGAATAA
- a CDS encoding Maebl codes for MESTKELKLAVLIDADNVPYANVKEMFEEIAKYGTPTFKRIYADWTKPTVSGWKKVLLENAITPIQQYSYSTGKNASDSALIIDAMDILYTGKVDGFCIVSSDSDFTRLATRLREAGMKVIGIGEKKTLNPFITACDKFIYIEILKPQVVVAAENDPKKVAVNTPLPSREPLSKIDPEIIKLFNDSIVDLADEDGWAFLGELGNLVLKKKSDFDPRNYGFSKMLPLIKSMNTFEIDERTTSKSHVKHIYIRKK; via the coding sequence ATGGAATCAACAAAAGAATTAAAATTAGCCGTACTCATCGATGCAGACAATGTTCCTTATGCCAACGTAAAGGAAATGTTTGAAGAAATTGCGAAGTATGGAACCCCGACTTTTAAGCGCATTTATGCTGACTGGACCAAACCAACCGTTTCGGGCTGGAAGAAAGTCCTGCTCGAAAATGCCATTACTCCTATACAACAATACAGTTACAGTACCGGTAAAAATGCGTCAGACAGTGCGCTTATTATCGATGCGATGGATATTTTATACACCGGAAAGGTCGATGGATTCTGCATTGTCTCAAGTGATAGTGACTTTACCCGTTTGGCAACACGTTTGCGCGAAGCCGGAATGAAAGTCATCGGAATAGGAGAGAAGAAGACCCTGAATCCGTTTATTACTGCGTGCGACAAGTTCATTTACATTGAAATTCTAAAACCGCAAGTTGTTGTTGCTGCTGAAAACGATCCGAAGAAAGTAGCCGTTAACACACCGTTGCCTTCACGTGAACCGCTCAGCAAAATTGATCCGGAAATCATCAAATTATTCAATGACAGTATTGTCGATTTGGCAGATGAAGACGGTTGGGCATTTTTGGGCGAATTGGGCAACCTGGTGCTCAAAAAGAAATCTGATTTCGACCCGCGGAATTATGGTTTCTCCAAGATGTTACCACTCATCAAAAGCATGAACACCTTTGAGATTGACGAACGGACAACCAGTAAAAGTCATGTAAAACATATTTATATACGGAAGAAGTAA
- a CDS encoding 30S ribosomal protein S15 produces MYLNTEKKKEIFAKHGGAETNTGSTEGQVALFTYRIAHLTEHLKKNRKDYGTQRALQLLVGKRRSLLDYLKRKDIEKYRALVKELGLRR; encoded by the coding sequence ATGTACTTAAATACAGAAAAGAAAAAAGAGATTTTCGCAAAGCACGGAGGTGCTGAAACGAATACAGGTTCAACAGAAGGTCAGGTAGCATTGTTTACTTACCGTATTGCTCACTTAACAGAGCATTTGAAAAAGAACCGCAAAGACTACGGAACGCAACGCGCATTGCAATTGTTGGTTGGTAAGCGTCGTAGTTTATTGGATTACTTAAAGCGTAAGGATATTGAAAAATACCGTGCTTTGGTAAAAGAATTAGGTTTACGTCGTTAA
- a CDS encoding class II fructose-bisphosphate aldolase, translated as MAHNIKAGVATGDEVQAIFHYAKEKGFALPAVNVTGSNTVNAVMETAAKVKAPVIIQFSNGGAHFFAGKGLSNENQQAAILGGISGAKHIHTLAEAYGATVILHTDHCAKNLLPWIDGLLTAGEEHFAQTGKPLYSSHMLDLSEEPIEENIEICKEYLARMSKIGMTLEIELGITGGEEDGVDNSDVDSSKLYTQPEEVAYAYEELMKISPRFTIAAAFGNVHGVYKPGNVKLTPKILKNSQDFVQQKFGTGHNPVDFVFHGGSGSTLEEIREAIGYGVIKMNIDTDLQFAFTEGIRDYVETKIEYLRTQIGSPDGADSPNKKHYDPRKWIREGELTFIKRLEQAFADLNNINTL; from the coding sequence ATGGCACACAATATCAAAGCAGGAGTAGCAACCGGTGACGAAGTTCAGGCAATCTTTCACTATGCAAAAGAAAAAGGTTTCGCTCTTCCTGCCGTAAACGTTACAGGTTCCAACACGGTAAACGCTGTTATGGAAACAGCTGCTAAGGTAAAAGCTCCTGTAATTATCCAGTTTTCGAATGGTGGTGCTCATTTTTTTGCCGGAAAAGGTTTGTCGAATGAGAATCAACAAGCAGCCATTTTAGGTGGTATTTCCGGAGCAAAACACATTCATACATTGGCTGAAGCCTACGGAGCAACGGTTATTTTGCATACTGATCACTGCGCTAAGAATTTATTGCCCTGGATTGATGGTTTGCTTACTGCCGGTGAGGAACATTTCGCTCAAACCGGGAAACCGTTGTACAGCTCACACATGCTGGATTTATCGGAAGAACCGATCGAAGAGAATATTGAGATTTGTAAAGAATACTTAGCCCGGATGAGTAAAATCGGAATGACCCTCGAAATCGAATTGGGAATTACCGGTGGCGAAGAAGACGGCGTTGACAATTCTGATGTAGACAGCTCTAAATTATACACACAACCCGAAGAAGTCGCTTATGCGTACGAGGAATTGATGAAGATCAGTCCACGTTTTACCATTGCAGCTGCCTTTGGAAACGTTCACGGTGTCTACAAACCGGGAAATGTGAAACTGACGCCTAAGATTTTGAAAAATTCGCAGGACTTCGTGCAGCAAAAATTCGGAACAGGACACAATCCGGTCGATTTTGTATTCCATGGTGGTTCAGGTTCAACATTGGAAGAAATTCGCGAAGCAATTGGTTACGGTGTTATTAAAATGAACATTGATACCGATTTGCAATTTGCGTTCACTGAAGGAATCCGCGATTACGTAGAAACGAAAATCGAATACCTGCGCACGCAGATCGGTAGTCCTGATGGTGCCGATTCACCCAACAAAAAACACTATGATCCGCGTAAGTGGATTCGCGAGGGAGAGCTGACTTTTATCAAACGATTGGAGCAGGCTTTCGCCGATTTGAATAATATCAACACATTATAA
- a CDS encoding acetyl-CoA carboxylase, carboxyltransferase subunit beta, whose product MSWFKRAKEGITTSTKDKKETPEGLWNKCSRCKTLFTAEDLSKNFWVCDRCSNHERVGSEQYFQILFDEGKYTELDSKLSSGDPLEFVDTKKYTDRIKTTQKTTGLTDAIRTAHGLLDEHPFVVAAMDFSFVGGSMGSVMGEKIARAIDKALELNAPFMIISKSGGARMMEAGFSLMQMAKVSGKLSLLAEKQLPYISFLTDPTTGGVTASFAMLGDLNIAEPEALIGFAGPRVVKETIGRDLPDGFQTSEFVLEHGFLDYIVDRRELKQKVGLSLKFFRN is encoded by the coding sequence ATGAGTTGGTTTAAACGCGCTAAGGAAGGAATTACCACTTCCACAAAAGACAAAAAAGAAACGCCTGAGGGACTTTGGAATAAATGTTCCCGTTGTAAAACATTGTTCACAGCCGAGGATCTGTCCAAGAACTTTTGGGTTTGCGACCGCTGTTCTAATCACGAACGGGTCGGGTCGGAGCAATACTTCCAGATTCTTTTCGATGAAGGAAAATACACGGAACTGGATAGCAAACTTTCTTCCGGTGACCCGCTCGAGTTTGTCGATACAAAGAAATACACCGATCGAATCAAAACGACCCAAAAAACAACAGGTTTAACAGACGCTATCCGCACTGCTCATGGCCTATTGGACGAGCACCCGTTTGTGGTTGCTGCCATGGACTTTTCGTTCGTTGGTGGTTCCATGGGTTCTGTAATGGGCGAAAAAATCGCCAGGGCTATTGACAAAGCATTGGAATTGAACGCACCGTTTATGATCATTTCCAAATCTGGGGGTGCGCGGATGATGGAAGCCGGATTCTCGCTGATGCAAATGGCAAAAGTATCTGGTAAGTTGAGTTTGCTTGCCGAAAAACAATTGCCGTATATTTCCTTTTTGACAGATCCTACAACAGGAGGTGTTACCGCGTCTTTCGCCATGCTGGGCGACCTCAATATTGCTGAACCGGAAGCATTGATCGGTTTTGCGGGCCCACGCGTAGTGAAAGAAACCATTGGCCGCGATTTACCAGATGGTTTCCAAACCTCCGAGTTTGTATTGGAGCACGGATTCCTTGATTACATTGTGGATCGCCGGGAACTGAAACAAAAAGTAGGCTTATCGCTGAAATTCTTTAGAAACTAA